A stretch of the Macrobrachium nipponense isolate FS-2020 chromosome 23, ASM1510439v2, whole genome shotgun sequence genome encodes the following:
- the LOC135195724 gene encoding keratin-associated protein 5-1-like, with protein sequence MCSQNGGYCTMSQCNYDSEEELDRACNGRNCRCCVPKKECTTMNICLQNEGYCSRGQCNPSTETEIIYGCDGLGCKCCAPLKGCQDSGMCSQNGGYCTKSQCNYDSEEEIDRGCNGRNCRCCVPKKECTTKNICLQNEGYCSRGQCSPSTEIEIINGCDGLGCKCCAPLKGCQDSGMCSQNGGYCTKSQCNYDSEEKIDGGCNGHNCRCCIPKKECTNKNICLQNEGYCNRGQCNPSTEIEIINGCDGLGCKCCAPLKECKDSGVCSYKGGYCSKSHCNYDTEEEMERGCSGPNCRCCVPKPECEKLHPCKDAGGKCISSGQCGGNERVIEHGCSGKDCMCCAPGDECQDSGICSLKGGYCSKSQCDHHSEEDSEGGCNGPNCRCCTPKPVCVALDLCTQAQGKCRRSRHCRGNERVVAEGCSGKHCVCCAPDLDDGCHDSGICSQKGGYCSKSQCDYYTEITINGACDGPDCICCAPKPDTCSEKPVCTNKGGQCHQGSSCPSNETVVQNGCLGSGCICCAPGNG encoded by the exons ATGTGTTCGCAAAATGGAGGATACTGTACCATGAGCCAGTGTAATTATGATTCAGAAGAAGAATTAGACAGAGCCTGTAATGGTCGTAACTGTAGATgctgcgttccaaagaaag AATGCACCACCATGAATATATGCCTCCAGAATGAAGGATATTGCAGTAGGGGTCAATGCAATCCTTCTACAGAAACAGAGATTATTTATGGCTGTGATGGTCTAGGATGTAAATGCTGTGCACCTTTGAAAG GATGCCAAGACTCGGGAATGTGTTCCCAAAATGGAGGATACTGTACCAAGAGCCAGTGTAATTATGATTCAGAAGAAGAAATTGACAGAGGCTGTAATGGTCGTAACTGTAGATgctgcgttccaaagaaag AATGCACCACCAAGAATATATGCCTCCAGAATGAAGGATATTGCAGCAGGGGTCAGTGCAGTCCTTCTACAGAAATAGAGATTATTAATGGCTGTGATGGTCTAGGATGTAAATGCTGTGCACCTTTGAAAG GATGCCAAGACTCGGGAATGTGTTCCCAAAATGGAGGATACTGTACCAAGAGCCAGTGTAATTATGattcagaagaaaaaattgacGGAGGCTGTAATGGTCATAACTGTAGATGCTGCATTCCAAAGAAAG AATGCACCAACAAGAATATATGCCTCCAGAATGAAGGATATTGCAACAGGGGTCAGTGCAATCCTTCGACAGAAATAGAGATTATTAATGGCTGTGATGGTCTAGGTTGTAAATGCTGTGCACCTCTGAAAG AATGCAAAGACTCGGGTGTGTGCTCGTATAAAGGAGGATACTGCAGCAAGAGCCACTGTAATTATGatactgaagaagaaatggaACGAGGTTGTAGTGGTCCTAACTGTAGATGCTGCGTTCCAAAGCcag AGTGTGAGAAGTTGCACCCATGTAAAGATGCAGGAGGTAAATGCATCAGTAGCGGTCAATGTGGGGGAAATGAGAGAGTTATTGAACATGGATGTTCTGGGAAAGATTGCATGTGTTGTGCTCCTGGAGATG AATGCCAAGACTCCGGTATCTGTTCCCTGAAAGGAGGATACTGTAGCAAGAGTCAATGTGATCATCATTCAGAAGAAGATAGTGAAGGAGGATGTAACGGTCCTAACTGTAGATGCTGTACTCCTAAACCAG TGTGTGTGGCGCTGGACCTGTGCACACAAGCACAAGGTAAATGTAGAAGAAGCCGTCATTGTAGGGGAAATGAAAGAGTTGTTGCAGAAGGGTGCTCTGGTAAACACTGCGTGTGTTGTGCTCCCGATCTTGACGATG GATGCCATGATTCAGGTATCTGTTCTCAAAAAGGGGGATACTGTAGCAAGAGCCAATGTGATTATTATACAGAAATAACGATTAACGGGGCATGTGATGGTCCAGATTGCATATGCTGTGCTCCTAAGCCAG